The Thalassophryne amazonica chromosome 6, fThaAma1.1, whole genome shotgun sequence genome includes a region encoding these proteins:
- the taf13 gene encoding transcription initiation factor TFIID subunit 13, translated as MADEEDEAGFDEELEDCSGPDVCHGRRKRLFSKELRCMMYGFGDDQNPYTESVDILEDLVIEFITEMTHKAMSIGRQGRVQVEDIVFLIRKDPRKFARVKDLLTMNEELKRARKAFDEANYGS; from the coding sequence ATGGCAGATGAGGAGGATGAGGCTGGGTTTGATGAGGAGCTGGAGGACTGCAGCGGGCCGGACGTTTGCCACGGCAGAAGAAAGAGGCTGTTCTCCAAAGAGCTGCGCTGTATGATGTACGGCTTTGGAGATGACCAGAACCCCTACACAGAGTCTGTGGACATCCTGGAGGACCTGGTTATCGAGTTCATCACGGAGATGACCCATAAGGCCATGTCGATTGGACGCCAGGGTCGCGTGCAGGTGGAGGACATCGTCTTTCTGATCCGGAAGGACCCCAGAAAGTTTGCTAGAGTTAAAGATCTGCTGACCATGAATGAAGAGCTGAAGAGAGCCCGCAAAGCTTTCGACGAAGCAAACTATGGCTCCTGA